Below is a genomic region from Archocentrus centrarchus isolate MPI-CPG fArcCen1 unplaced genomic scaffold, fArcCen1 scaffold_42_ctg1, whole genome shotgun sequence.
CTGTGTGTTCGagcagctgtgcagctgttatgagcacgtgtgtgtgtgtgtgtgtgtgtgtgtgatgagcaCAGGTGTGTGGGCAGTCGGTCATTTCCTGAATTCCAGGAGAACTCTGAAGTTTGAATGGATGGTGTTTatctgtagctcaggaggtacagcGGGTCAACTACATATGagcaggttggtggttcaatccccagctcctccagtctgcatgtcaaagtgttGTTGAGCAAGATGCTCAGCCCTGAGAGGccctcggtgtgtgtgtgtgtctgtgtgtctgtgtgtgtgaatgaggctgtTGTAGAAAGCTCTTTGTTTTCCATTGATcgtgtgttgttgtgtgtcaGACGACCATCATGGCGGTGGAGTATGACGGCGGGGTGGTGATCGGCGCCGACTCTCGCACCACCACAGGGTGAGAAATCAAACACTGAACACATGATGGAGCTGAATGCTGGAGACTCTCAGGTAatcacacctgtgtgtgtgtttttcagagcCTACATCGCCAACAGAGTCACAGACAAACTGACTCGGATCCATGACCGGATCTACTGCTGCAGGTCAGTCGTCCTCCTCACCGATGAGCTCCACCTTTCCAGCACAGGAGCTTCAACCAGAACACGGGAACGGTTTCAGGAGAACCGGGTTCTCTCTGTTATCAAAGCTTAGCCTTAAATAAACTTTGTTGAGGATCAGGAGCCGTCACAGAAAACCACAGTTTGCATTCAGGACTTTTTCAGGAGCCCTGTAGGAACACGAGCGCCTCTAACGCTGAACATCTGAAGAACCTTTTGTAGCGAACGCCTGAGAAAACGTATGTAATTAAAACTTTGGGAACACAGGAACCACAGCATCCTATAAATATTAAAGACTCAGTCAGGAACCTGAGAACCTTGTAGACTGTTCTTATTGAGACCCGCGGGAACCTTTGTATcagggacaaaaacaaaccactaggtcaggggtcggcaacccgcagctcattcaggcttaatctgcggctcgcagaagtaaattataagtatccaattgaagtgcattttatttttgtcagttcagtttttgttgtagttttaaattggaacattattgtgatcttgaaatattaaaataaaatcattttatttatttattttagtttctcaatatctgcgtcactcgcggtagccgCTAGTATTTGCAGCTCTCACtgtttgttttccgtggaaaccgggttcaaatggctctttccggattacaggttgccgacccctggacTAGGTGTTCCAGAGCTGAGCTTTtaaacctttcaaaataaactgtgtgagtCAGTGTTGACAGGAAAGCTCAAAACGTTCAAGGCCCCCGTCACCTTCTCAAGGACTTTAGCTTTGAACTTCTTTAGAACAGGAAACCCAAGGGGAACCTTTATTTTGAATCAGGAACTCGCACTGAAGGCTTTTTAGAGAAACTAAACCAGGGAACCTTTTCTGAGAACTCTTGGAGCTTTGTCATGTCTTGAAACCAAAGGAAGCTGGGAATATCCTATTTTAGGAACTCGAGGCCTTTTTAGGAAGTTCAGACTGTTTGTGTCTCCAAATGTTCTTGAGCcatttaaaaaccttttaaaggAACTTTAATGAACTCTTGCTGAGGGCCTCTAAGTTGAACATGAGGCTTTTTAAGAGCCTCAAACATTCTCATGGAGCTCCAACATTTTCTAAGAAACCCGAAACTTAGGCGCGTGTTTTAGGAACTTATTGAAGAAACTCTTGATTTAAAGGAATCCAGGAACTCATTTAGGAGCTTGAACCTGTTCAAGGAACTCAAGCTTATTAAacttgaagtatttttttttctgaggaatGCTGGATCTTTCTTTAGGAACTTCCAAATATTTCTCAGGACCTCAGGAACTTTCTTAGGAGCGGTTCCTCAGCAGAAGTCGTTTTCATGTGTTATTTTGTGTTCTCGCTGCAGGTCTGGATCAGCCGCTGACACTCAGGCCATCGCTGAGGTCGTCGCCTACCAGCTGGGCTTccacaggtaacacacacacacacacagccttccTGTCCAACCAGGTGAGGCTAATACTCACCTGTGTGTTTGGTCCCGTCCTCAGCATCGAGCTGGACGAGCCCCCATTGGTGGAGACGGCCGCCAACCTGTTCCGGGCGAGCTGCTACCGTTacagagaggagctgactgctgGGATCCTGGTGGCAGGCTGGGACAGGAGGAAGGGCGGACAGGTAAAagcgcgcacgtgtgtgtgtgtgtgtgtgtgtgtgtgtgtgtaatggtaTACTACCAGTACACACTCATGATCATACTCAGCCTGTGAATGCACACAGTTCTTTGTTTGGCCACCAGGTGATGCAATTTCCACACCTGCGTGATTAAAACACTGTGTGTTACCTGTCTCAGGTGTACAGCGTTCCTATTGGTGGAATGTTGGTGAGGCAGCCGGTGTCGGTGGGCGGCAGCGGCAGCACCTACATCTACGGCTTCATGGACTCCAACTACAAACCAGGACTGAACAAAGACCAGTGCATGGAGCTCACCGCCACAGgtaacacactgctgctgctgcaaggcATGCTGGGAGCCGCATTACACCTGTCTGACTCACCTGTCTCTCCCCAGCTCTGACTCTGGCGATGGAGCGGGACGGCTCCAGCGGGGGCGTGGTCAGACTGGCCAGCATCTcagaggagggggtggagcGACGCGTCATCCTGGGAAACCAGCTGCCCAAGTTCTCCACACACTGAGCACGCTCAGTTGTTCTGCTCACGTGTCTgttatattaataaagttttgaaTTTGTCTCTTCACCTGTCGTGTTATTTTGGTATAATCAATACATGTGATAATCAGGATCAGTCACTGATCAATCACAGCAGCATGGTCAGCTCCCTTTGTGAATGTGCAGTCCCCCCACGGTCCAGCAGATGGAGCCAGAGGCTGCACTCCGGTGGTGGTGGACCTGGGGTCATTCTCACTGATCTGAGGTCTCAGGTTTAATGTTCAGGCCctcaaatggtaaatggactagttcttatatagcgcttttctactcagtcagagcactcaaagcgcttatacaacacgttttttacatttacccatgcacacccattcatacaagcacttccatgtttactaagctaagtgctttttaattatacaccatccacacacattcacacttcgacggaacggtcggagagcaacttggggttaagtatcttgcccaaggatacattggcacatagcctggagtagccaggattcgaacccctgaccttccgatcagtaggtgacctgctctacctactgagctacagccacacgTTTATGGAGGTGAGGTGAGTCTCTACGTGTCCTGCTCCTCATTCTGTCggggcctcttggccaggtcatgtttgtaaatgagaacggTTCTCAACGGTTTTACCTGGTAAAGGTTTTCTGCTGACCACAGATGGGCGTCCATCCTTCTGCCTGTCTGTCCTGTAGCACCACAGAAGCAGGAACTTACACTTACAGGTCTCTGAACTTTTACACTCCAAACTGTatttaataactaaaaagaagctgaaggttccagctgctgctgaagctgTCGGGCTTTCTGATTGATGAGGCTGAGCTCAGTCTGAGGTTTCAGCAGATCAATAAAGAGCTGAGTGATGGAGGATGTTTACACACTGTCACAGGAAGAGAGACCCTCAGCCACCCCTGACCCTCGATGACCCTGATGGACTCCCGTGGTGATGACATCATTACACTTTGTATTCAGCTCGACTTTCATCGACTAgtagaagtttttatttctcttcataatttttttactttttttattgtagtagatttttttgcttttactttttactttattctttcttatttttaaattaattttaattattttttctttgttttatgtacCTTTGATTTATTTGTTACCAGTTCaggttttgcttccttttttagtatattttctatattaattttttctttattgtgtaGTTAATTTGTTTagattctttaatttttctctttatttgatttttttttgctttttactttttctttgttttatttttttaatgtttaagtttgttctttttcttaaattttatttttcctttccaaACTTCTATTTTCaatcattgtttttattcaaataAGCTATATATTTTATGGCTTTACTATACTTTATTCTTATTTTGCCCACCTCTGTATCTGCTTAATCAGATTTagtcatttttaatttactgtaaatgttttctcctttattagagttcagtttgtttgtttttgtcctttcCAAACTTCTATTTTCCATCATTGAGctttaatattatatttaattGTACTGTAGGCCTGTGCTGTGtagtgtttgcagacagaatCAGGATCAAACTCTCTGTGAGCTCCTCTTAATGTTTCTATTGGATTTACTCATTTCTATTATTATGAACACGTGTGTAATGTGATATTGTCGGGTCGGCAGACAGGAAGAAAGGATGGGGTGGTgggtgtagcagagatgagggGAGCGCAGGTAGAAGCACACAGGTGTGTCTGTGACTGTTAATGAGGGTGAGGAGTCACAGTTGTGCTTTATTGTTGTTAAAATCATCTTCGTTCTCCGTGACGTCAGTGTTAGTGGGCGGGACTCTCACCTGCCTGTCAAACGTCTCCGCCCTTCAGTGTGTGGTTGACGGTCAGGTGTGGTTTCCCACAgttcccctctcctcctcctcctcttgtttCGGTCTCGGCTCGTTCACACCTCTGctgacaaagaggaggaggaagaggagcaggccACCTGACCCTGCTGCTTTGTCCTcacagagacaaagaggagcTCTCGGCCTCTTTCATCTCTCTGCTTCTGCACGGGCTGAATGTCTCTCGCCCGTTCTCACCTGTCTTTATGGAGCAGCAGGTGAGAAATTGAAGCCTTGTTTTAGCCCCGCCCCCTCGCCTCTATGTCCTTCATCAGGAGAACAGGTGACCGTTAAACCAGTCCAGCGTTCAAAGGTTTAAACTGGATCCTCACCAGTCTGACCAGTTCAACTCCAAACATCCAAccttcaaaataatagcagggCTTCCTCCTTTGACTGTTTCAAAATACAAGTGTGGATCTGAGGGCGATATTTCAGGGTCTAAAATCTATTGATTCTTTATGATCCTCTTCCTTCAGAAAGACTGCAGAGTGATAAAGCGCTGATAAATCAGCTGATCATCAGAGTAAACTGTAACATTTTAGTTTCTGCAAgactcctcatcctcatcttccacctcatcctcatcttcatcctcttactattcatcattaattgaagaaaataagaacaaccccaggtttcttttcagcactgtagccaggctgacaaagagtcagagctctgtagagccgagtattcctttcacgttaactagtagtgacttcatgaatttctttacaaataaaattttagacattagagaaaaaattattcataaccatctcaaagattattcttcatgttcggctgctttcagcactgctggtatttgtttagactcttttgctccagttgatctttcagagttaacttcaatagttacttcctccaaaccagcaacatgtttgttagatcccattcctactagactgttcaaagaagtctttccaattattgatgagtctatcttaaaaatgatcaatcagtctttattagttggctatgtaccacagaccttcaaggtggctgtaattaaacctctgcttaaaaagccatcactgacccagctgtcttagctaattataggccaatctccaaccttccttttctctcaaagattcttgaaagagtagttgtaaaacagctaactgatcatctgcagaggaacggtttatttgaagagtttcagtcaggtttcagaattcatcacagtacagaaacagcattagtgaaggttacaaatgatcttcttagagcctctgacagtggactcatctctgttcttgtcctgttggacctcagtgcagctttgatactgttgaccataacattttattacagagattagagcatactataggtattaaaggtactgcactgcagtggtttgaatcatatttatctcatagactccaatttgttcatgtaaatggggagtcttcttcacacactaaggttaattatggagttccacagggttctgtgctaggaccaattttatttacattatacatgcttcccttaggcagtattattagaaagcactgcatcaattttcattgttatgcagatgatactcagctgtttcttttcattcactttatttactttgtttatactccactctgcgtttaatcattaattgttattaatctctggctctcttccacagtgttttgactgttgggttttctctgtattattgtagggtctttacccacaatacaaagcgccttgaggtgactgtttgttgtgatttggcgctatataaataaaataaaattgaattgaatgctcATCCTCCCCATCTtcctcatctcctcctcctcctcctcctcctcctttcctcctcctcatcttcctcctcctcctcctttcctcctcctcatcttcctcctcatcttcctcctcctcctcctcctcctcctttcctcctcctcatcttcctcctcctcctcctcctcctcctttcctcctcctcatcttcctcctcctcctttcctcctcctcctcttccccctcCCCCTGGTCTTCACATGTGGATTGAGGAACTTAGAGGGGTCGAGAGACATTTACATACCAAacagccacagagagagagagagaccctgAAGGAGTTTCTCTCTGAGTCTCTGCTTCTTCATCATTAACATAAAGacagtcagcagcagcaacaacacctGCACACCTGCAGAACCCACCTGGCTGAGCTCACAACTCCTCATCATTCCAAACAATACGACTTTTCCTCACCTTTTTCTGATCAATAGCCCTTAAAATCGTTCAGGAGCATTGATCGGCAGTGTGACCAGAAGGACCATTAAATATTGAATAAGGCGAGAAGCCGGAGTACGGTGATGTTTCCCCAGATGTtcctaatgatgatgatgatgatgatgcaggcTCAGTTAGTGAAGGGAACAATGAAGATCAGGACACAAtaatccaaataaataaatatgtttttaaagacttttaatcAATCTTTTTGTAtcagagtttatttaaaaatcacgTTTTTCTTCAGGTTTCAGAAACAGACATGCGCAGACATGTTTCCCCCGCATTCCTTCACAGCCTTTCACCCATTAGCCCCGCCCCTCGAGACTTGTAGGCGTGTCCTCGCGCAGAGGTGGAGGCAGAAAGTTGCAGCAGCTTTTGTTCCCAACTTTTTCTGCACGTTTGCGTGGAAGCAGCTGCTCGCTGGGATCGCTGGGAGAACTGGGAGCACTGGGAGCGGTGGTGGCcgtcagctctgtgtgtgtttgtctgtgtgtgattgtgtatgCATTCGGGACCTCCACCTTCCAGCTGTGACCGCCGACCCTTCTGCGCTCGCCAGGCCGCCTCTCGCAGCTCCTCTGACGGCCTCGCAGCAGCCGCGCCCCGCCGCTCCGTGCTGGAggacagagggagagggagcgGAGGAGATGGAGGGATGAGGTGGAGTCCCGCGGCGGAGGGAGGacggaggagcagcagaggccggagcaggagcagctgaaggagtCCAGCCTGctttaaagcacttttctgCCTCCATCTTGGAAACTTTctggagttttgtttttttttttctttctttttggtctCCAATGAGGCGCGCGCGGCCGGCGGAGATCGAGCCCAGCTGACGTCAGTGACCAGTGATCGATAGGTGTGATCGGGCAGGGGAGTTATGTGGGGTCAGCGGGGCCCCGGGGCCCCAATCCGGGCCTCCTCCTTCTGCGGGCTgccgctgctcctcctcccGCTGCTGCTGTGGGGCTCCTGCAGGGCGGACGAAGGTGAGTACTGATCAATACACATGATCGATCAGACAGGCCGATCAGAGCGCTCATTACCCGCCATTATCCCTCAGTTATTGATCAGCCCTCTTCCCCCTGAAGGACTTAcagctccgtgtgtgtgtgtgtgtgtgtgtgtgtgtgtgtgtgtgtgtgtgtgtgtgtgtgtgtgttgtctcagCTTCTGATCAATAAGTCTGGATCAACCCATAAGTGATGATGTAATATTAGCTGAAGTCAGTGTATTGGTGTGAGgatctttttcttctctgagcTGTTTCAGCTTCCTGTTTATTAAAATCATGAATGAGCAGCCCGGGCTGTGACGGAGGCTCTGAGCGGCACCCCTGCTTCCGGTCTGCCTGACCTCTGCCCTCTAAAATATGATGTCCGTGATAAACTCTGGTGAAGCTTTACAGTTTGGCCCAAACTGCAGTGTGAAGGTTCACACCTGTGGGCTGAGCCACAGGTGTGAACCACCCCCACCTGTACCTGCCACAGGTTACCTCTGCGCCACCAGGTTTCCAGCAGGTCGCTCAGATATCCACTCTGTCAGTTTAGCCCCGCCTGCTTTGGTGCGttgctcataccgaggctgctTTAGCTGTCTGCTTCTTCAGAGCGCTGATACTGGGTGAAGCTTCCATCTCTGTGGGCCTCTGAGGGCTTTACTCACCTGACGA
It encodes:
- the psmb6 gene encoding proteasome subunit beta type-6, producing MAAPSVMMPYFSQQVSSKSDMVPDWTRQEVSTGTTIMAVEYDGGVVIGADSRTTTGAYIANRVTDKLTRIHDRIYCCRSGSAADTQAIAEVVAYQLGFHSIELDEPPLVETAANLFRASCYRYREELTAGILVAGWDRRKGGQVYSVPIGGMLVRQPVSVGGSGSTYIYGFMDSNYKPGLNKDQCMELTATALTLAMERDGSSGGVVRLASISEEGVERRVILGNQLPKFSTH